In the genome of Pseudomonas sp. B33.4, the window TTTCAACCTGATGCAGCGGCGCATTCGCGAACAGGTGCAGCAACGCGCACGCATGCTCGGTGCCGTATCCCACGACCTGCGCACGCCGCTGTCTCGGCTGAAACTGCGCCTGGAAAACATCAGCGATGAAAAGCTGCAGGGCCAGATGCGTCAGGATCTGGACGACATGATCGGCATGCTCGACGCCACCCTCACCTACTTGCACGAACAACGCACCAGCGAAGCCTTGCAATTGATGGATGTGCAGGCGTTGGTCGAATCGCTGTGCGAAAACGCTCAGGACCAGGGCGCCGACGTGCAAGTCAGCGGCCATTGCGCACCGCTGCCGGTACAACCGATGGCGCTGCGTTCGTGCATCAATAACCTGATGGACAATGCCCTGCGTTATGCCGGCCAGGCACGCATCGAATTGCAGGATCAGCGCGAGCAACTGCTGATTCGCGTGATCGACCACGGCCCGGGGATTGCCGAGGACAAGCGTGAAGCGGTGTTTGAACCGTTTTATCGTCTGGAAGGCTCGCGCAATCGCAATTCCGGCGGTGTGGGACTGGGAATGACCATTGCCCGCGAGGCGGCGCAGCGTTTGGGGGGACAGCTCAACCTTGAAGAAACCCCCGGCGGCGGCCTCACGGCTATCATTCGCCTGCCGCGCCCCTGAGAAACACACATCCCCTTGTAGGAGTGAGCCTGCTCGCGATAGCGGTTTATCTGTGAGAGTTGCTTTGACTGGCACACCGCTATCGCGAGCAGGCTCACTCCTACAGGGGGTGGAGGTGAAATTTCAGTCTGTGTACCCACCGGTACAAATCCCACATATCCCCGACAACTTGCGCCCTGACGCTGCATAAGCCGGTACACCCACCGGTTTGCCATTCCAGGGAGTGAGTCCGATGATCGGTAGCGTCAGCAATTACACGAGCTATACCAGCACCAGCAGCACCTCCACGCAAAACGCGCGTAGCCAGCAACTGCAAAAAGAACTGTTCGCCAAACTCGACAGCAACGGCGACGGTGCGGTGGATCAGGACGAACTGAAAAGCGCTCTGTCGCAGAAGTCCGACGACGGCCTGCTGGTCAACCTGAGCAAACAATTCGGCGATCTGGACAGCGACGACAGCGGCAGCCTCAGCGCCGAAGAAATGACCGCCATGGCGCCCCCGCCACACGATCAAGCACCGGACACCGACCTCGCCGACGCGCTGATCAGCGCCCTCGACACCGATGGTGACGGCGCCATCAGCAGCGACGAACTGAGCAGCGGCCTGACCAGCGCCGGCAGCACCGCCGACAGCAACGAACTCTTCTCCGCCCTGGACAAGAACAAGGACGGCACCGTCAGCCAGGACGAACTTACCGCCAGCCTGACCCCACCACCGCCTCCTCCCCCGCAAATCAACAGCGATGAACTGTTCAGTCAGCTCGATGCGGATGGCGATGGCAGCGTGACGGCCACCGAATCAAGCAGTGCTCTACAGACCAGCAACGGCACCTCATCGACCAGCACCGACACCAGCGCCGCACTGCTCAAAGTACTCGACAGCGACAGCAGTGGCGGCGTGAGCAGTGATGAACTGAAAGCGGCTTTACAGGCCGGGCGTGAACGACCGGACGAAGAACAGACGGCATCGACCCGGAGCACGACAGAAGCGCTGAATCGCATGATTGCCAATTTGAGCAAGCAGTACTCGCTCGATAGCGCAGCGCCGGTGGGCAAGTATTTGAATGTGGCGACTTGAGTCGACGCCCCTCACCCTAACCCTCTCCCAGAGGGAGAGGGGACTGACCGAGGTGTTTGGGAGAGCTACGCCGACGTGAAATACCGAGTCGAACGCAAATTTTGAAAAGCTCACCAATCGGCCCCCTCTCCCTCGGGAGAGGGCTGGGCGGGCGGCGTTCCGATGAGGGGCAGCAACAACGCAAATCAAAAGCCGAACGCGCCCCGCTCCTCACCACTCAATAGGCCGAGTGTCAGCTCGCCTGCTCTTGATCTTGAACCACGGGCGACGTCGGAAGGCTTCGTTCCGGGATTGATCCGGGCGTGGGAGCGCAGCGACCGTTTGGCGCAGCCAAACACAGCGAGAGGAGGTGCAGCGAAGCAAACCGTAGGCGCTGCGCCCGGATCGATCCCGGAGCGAAGGAACCCCGAGCCCCAGCGAGCGGGCCGCACGCAGGAGCAAGCCTTTTGGGTTACCTTTTCGGCGTTTGGAAAAGGTGACCCGCCGTAAGGGCGGAACCCTAAGCAGCCGTTACCGCAGCAACGGATATTCACCCAACCCCAAACCCAAACCCAAACCCGCTAGCGCCGCTCCTCAACCCGCCCCTGACTCTTGCTCCAATCCGTCAACAAACTATAAGCCACCGCCAACAGCGTAGGCCCGATAAACAACCCGATAAACCCAAACGCAATCAACCCGCCAAACACCCCAAGCAACACAATCACCAACGGCAAATTCCCGCCGCGGCTGATCAGATAAGGCTTGAGCACGTTATCCACGCCACTGATGATGAACGTCCCCCAGATCCCGAGAAACACCGCCATCCCATACTCACCCTTCCACGCCAGCCAGGCCGTGGCCGGCACCCACACCAACGGCGGCCCCATCGGAATCAGACTCAGCAAAAACGTCACGATCCCGAGCACCAACGCCCCCGGCACCCCGGCGATCAAAAACCCGATCAACGCCAGAACCGCCTGCGCCGCCGCCGTGCCGATCACGCCGTTAACCACCCGCTGCACCGTACCGGCCACCAACTCGATGTAATACCCGGCGCGATCACCAATCAAGCGCTCCAGCAGACTATGCACAAACGCCGCCAGTCGCGGCCCGTCGCGATAGAAAAAGAACACAAAAACGATGCTCAACGTCAGCTCGAGAATCCCGCCGCCAATCTGCGCACTGCGCGCCAGCAACCAGTTACCGACCTGCCCCAGATAAGGCTTGATCGACACCATCAGTGCGGCGCCCTGCTGATCGATGCTGTTCCACAGTCCGACCAGCCGTTCCCCTACGAACGGCAAGGTCCCCAGCCAAACCGGCGCCTCCGGCAGACCGTCGACCTGCACATCCTTGATAAACGCCGTGGCATCACGCACATGATCGGCCAGGTTGAACCCCAGCCACACCAGCGGCGCCGCCACCAGCAGCATCCAGCCCAACGTCAGAATCGCCGCAGCCAAGGACTCACGGCCATTGAGCCAACGGGTCAACAGGCGCATCAGCGGCCAACTGGCAAACGCCAGCACCGCGCCCCAGAACAGCGCCGACCAGAACGGCGCCATCACCCACAGGCTGGCACCAAACAACACCAGCAGCAGGATCTGCACCAGCAGGCGATCGTTATTGAGCATGTAAGGTCTCGAAAAAGTCAGTCAGGCAAAGAGTAGGCGAACACGCGGTTCGTGCTCGCCCGCAACAGCTTAACGCAACAGATCGATGCGCAGGCCAGAGCCTTCGACACTGCCGGTTTCCATGCGCGCCGCCCGCACACCCTGATTGATCAGCGCCTGACGCCAGGCTTCGGCCTTGGGACCGGACACCGTCACGCGCAACGTCGTATCAAGGTTAAGTCCACGGGAAATCAGCCGGAGCCAGGTGTCATCCGGCTCACTCACCCGATCGGGGAAATCCAGTTCGCCGGTGCTTTTAAGCTGACGCAACAGGGTCGCCGAGGTCTGCAGCAACTCACCCAGCGGCGCAACCGCCTCGAACTGCTCGACATGCAGATAGGCTTTGCGATTGCCACGGGTGATGCTATAGAGCGCCACCAGCGTGTTGTCCCGTGGCGCGGCCAGCCTCAACAGCAGATAGGCCTGCTGCTCGTCGGCACCATACAGCTTGGAATTGCCGAACACCTCGTTGGCCCAGAGACTGCTTTCGCCGCAATCACGCGCCTGACACCAGAACAGCAATTCGGCGTCCTGCTTTTGCAGGGCCTCGCGAGCGGCAGTGAAGGCTTCAGTGGCAGAGTGTTCGGGTGGCAACTCATAGGTCACCGCAGTGGTTTGGCCACGCGCAGTGACCTGGCCATCGAAACGCAGTTGTCCACTGATCTTGCGGATCGAACCCAGCGGATAAATCCGTTCAAGCTCAACAGCAGGGCGATAGTCGACAATTTGCGCATCGGCCAGACGCGGCACGATTTGCAGGTCATGACTGCCCGGCACATCGGCGGCGGACGAAAAGGAACTGAAGCAGCACAGCGCCAACAGCGTGAAAGACCGCATCGGCAGCCTCATCGGATCGGCATGGCTTGGCTAATCGGGGTCGCAGCGGTATAGAAATCCATCGTGGTTGTCTCCCATTTCAACCCGACCAGCCTCGACAGTTGCCCGCAGCAAGTCAAGGAATGGCGAAGAAGCGATTGAAACAGTCTGCGACAAGATCCGCGCCGGCCTCATCGTTCAAGTGCAAATGGTGCCCGCCCGCCAACTGTTCCCGGCTAAAGGGTAGACGCTCCAGCAGCTCTGGATGTTTGGCCAGCATGCCGTCAGCCGCCACGACCAAATGCGCCGGACAACTGACCCGAAGCGCAAAAGCCATTGCCTGTTCCTGGGTCAGACGCAGCGGCGATGGCAGGGTCAGGCGATTGTCGGTGCGCCAGGTATAACCGCCGGGGACCGGCATCAGACCGCGCTGAGCCAACAACTCAGCTGCCTCACGGCTGACGGCGACCAGACCTTTCATGCGCGCTTCGATGGCACGGTCGAGGGTGTTGTAGACCGGTTTGCGTTTTTCCCGCAGATCCAGTTGTGCTTGCAGGGCCATGCCCATGCGCTCGGCCGCATTTTCGCCTTTGTCCGTAGGAGGAATCACGCCGTCAATCAGCGCCAGATGGCTGATGCGTTCCGGTAACGAACCCGCCAGCACCATCGAGACAATGGCGCCCATCGAATGCCCGAGCAGGCCGAAACGCTTCCAGCCCAGTTGTTCAGCAACTTGCAGCACGTCATGGGCGTAATCCCACAGCGCATACCCGGCACCGTTCGGCCGGTGCCCGGAATGTCCGTGCCCGGCCATGTCCAGCGCGATGATGCGCAAGCCTTTGAGCTTGGGTGCCAGACGCGCAAAGCTGTTGGCGTTATCCAGCCAGCCATGCAGCGCGATCACCGGCATACCGTCCTCGGGGCCGAACAAATGCGCGGCCAGCTCGATATGCGGCAGGCTCAGGCGCACTTCTTCGAAGGTCGGGTTCATGCGCAATCCTTGTCCTGACCGGTTTCCCAGCGGTTGAACAGGTTTTTCAACAGTCGCGCGGTGTCCTGTGGACGCTCAAGCGGGAACATGTGTCCGCCGGGCATGCTCAGAGCCTCGCCTTGAGCCAGACGTGAAACGAATCGGGTGTGATGGCGCATGACCACGCGGCTCTTGTGCCCGCGCACCACCGCCAGCGGCACCTGCAACTGCCGAGTGCGGCCGGGGCTGGTGTGCGGCACGCCGCGATAGATACTGATCTCGGTGGCCGGGTCGAAACGCAGGCGCAGTTTGTCGCCAACCTTGTGCAAACCGTGCTGCAGGTAGGCGTCGAAGCATTCCGGATCGAAACCGCGAAACAGCGTCTTGCCAGCAAAATAGCTGCGCGCACTGTCGAGATCGGCAAATTCTTCACGGCGCCCCAGCGTCCGCCCGGCCGGGGTCAGCTTGTCGATAAAACCAAAACGCTTGGCGGCACGGATCACCCATTGATCGGTGCGGGTCAGCACCGGCGAGTCAAGCATCACCACCCCGCGATACAACTCAGGACAACGCAGCGCCGCGTGCAAATGCAACACACCGCCAAAAGAATGGCCGACGCCCCATACCGGTTGATCCTGCTGCTGCAAATGGTGGATCAGCTCGTCGACGAGGTTGTACCAGTTGTCGTCCGCAGGAAAACGCGGGTCATGGGCATGCTGTTCCAAATGTGCAACCCGGTACTCGGGCGCCAGCGCCGCGAACAACTTGCCATAGGTACCCGAGGGAAACCCGTTGGCGTGGGCGAAAAAAATCGGTTGCGACATGCTGGTAAATCCATGAGCAGGAAACGTGGCGTTGATTGTCCGTAAGACCGCGCCCGACAGCAATGACCGTAACTGCCAGGAATGATGACAGTCCGCTCAGGGCTATGGTGAGTCAGTCGGATCGCTACCCCCTCACTCCAGCCCTCTCCCCCAGGGGGGCGAGGGGGAAAGAGAGCCGATCTCCGTACTTTTCCGAATCTGTATTCGACTCGGT includes:
- a CDS encoding sensor histidine kinase; the protein is MRARFDTLFGRLFGVLFVAIVLAHLLAFTWFRLYGPPPPPPPPEFSQGAEGQQPPHDPRYPPRPPRPWFGGPVVPLTFQFITLMIAAWYGAKLLSRPIQRLSDAAERLSEDLDSPPLDESGPREARQAAHTFNLMQRRIREQVQQRARMLGAVSHDLRTPLSRLKLRLENISDEKLQGQMRQDLDDMIGMLDATLTYLHEQRTSEALQLMDVQALVESLCENAQDQGADVQVSGHCAPLPVQPMALRSCINNLMDNALRYAGQARIELQDQREQLLIRVIDHGPGIAEDKREAVFEPFYRLEGSRNRNSGGVGLGMTIAREAAQRLGGQLNLEETPGGGLTAIIRLPRP
- the xopAW gene encoding XopAW family type III secretion system calcium-binding effector yields the protein MIGSVSNYTSYTSTSSTSTQNARSQQLQKELFAKLDSNGDGAVDQDELKSALSQKSDDGLLVNLSKQFGDLDSDDSGSLSAEEMTAMAPPPHDQAPDTDLADALISALDTDGDGAISSDELSSGLTSAGSTADSNELFSALDKNKDGTVSQDELTASLTPPPPPPPQINSDELFSQLDADGDGSVTATESSSALQTSNGTSSTSTDTSAALLKVLDSDSSGGVSSDELKAALQAGRERPDEEQTASTRSTTEALNRMIANLSKQYSLDSAAPVGKYLNVAT
- a CDS encoding AI-2E family transporter; its protein translation is MLNNDRLLVQILLLVLFGASLWVMAPFWSALFWGAVLAFASWPLMRLLTRWLNGRESLAAAILTLGWMLLVAAPLVWLGFNLADHVRDATAFIKDVQVDGLPEAPVWLGTLPFVGERLVGLWNSIDQQGAALMVSIKPYLGQVGNWLLARSAQIGGGILELTLSIVFVFFFYRDGPRLAAFVHSLLERLIGDRAGYYIELVAGTVQRVVNGVIGTAAAQAVLALIGFLIAGVPGALVLGIVTFLLSLIPMGPPLVWVPATAWLAWKGEYGMAVFLGIWGTFIISGVDNVLKPYLISRGGNLPLVIVLLGVFGGLIAFGFIGLFIGPTLLAVAYSLLTDWSKSQGRVEERR
- a CDS encoding DUF4892 domain-containing protein, which codes for MRSFTLLALCCFSSFSSAADVPGSHDLQIVPRLADAQIVDYRPAVELERIYPLGSIRKISGQLRFDGQVTARGQTTAVTYELPPEHSATEAFTAAREALQKQDAELLFWCQARDCGESSLWANEVFGNSKLYGADEQQAYLLLRLAAPRDNTLVALYSITRGNRKAYLHVEQFEAVAPLGELLQTSATLLRQLKSTGELDFPDRVSEPDDTWLRLISRGLNLDTTLRVTVSGPKAEAWRQALINQGVRAARMETGSVEGSGLRIDLLR
- a CDS encoding alpha/beta hydrolase, giving the protein MNPTFEEVRLSLPHIELAAHLFGPEDGMPVIALHGWLDNANSFARLAPKLKGLRIIALDMAGHGHSGHRPNGAGYALWDYAHDVLQVAEQLGWKRFGLLGHSMGAIVSMVLAGSLPERISHLALIDGVIPPTDKGENAAERMGMALQAQLDLREKRKPVYNTLDRAIEARMKGLVAVSREAAELLAQRGLMPVPGGYTWRTDNRLTLPSPLRLTQEQAMAFALRVSCPAHLVVAADGMLAKHPELLERLPFSREQLAGGHHLHLNDEAGADLVADCFNRFFAIP
- a CDS encoding alpha/beta hydrolase — its product is MSQPIFFAHANGFPSGTYGKLFAALAPEYRVAHLEQHAHDPRFPADDNWYNLVDELIHHLQQQDQPVWGVGHSFGGVLHLHAALRCPELYRGVVMLDSPVLTRTDQWVIRAAKRFGFIDKLTPAGRTLGRREEFADLDSARSYFAGKTLFRGFDPECFDAYLQHGLHKVGDKLRLRFDPATEISIYRGVPHTSPGRTRQLQVPLAVVRGHKSRVVMRHHTRFVSRLAQGEALSMPGGHMFPLERPQDTARLLKNLFNRWETGQDKDCA